The genomic segment TAACTCATACttgttgcactactcaaggtggggCATAAGATACCAGACGTGATGCAATAGGCACGAAGTACTTCATACATTAGATGTCTAGATCATAAACAGAGAGTCGTTAAGGTATAAATATAGTACAACATGAGTTGATAGGACTGAGATTATGGTGAGAAACATGAGCGCATACATCATGAGTCATATAAAATAAGGCCAAAATTCATGAAGTCAACGATTGAGACAACGattgatacttgaagctattgtttcttattttcagagctgagatagtcatgagtttgcatgAACCTTATCACTTGGATAATCTCGACGTAAAATGAATTGGTAACATATAGaaagcatagtttcttagaaccaagcatgataTAAGACATGGATGTTTATGGATCATGAGAATCATAACATAaagcttgaatacatgaaagactagattTATTGAGACATCATTGCTTCGAGTTTGGAGGTCGGAACATGACACgacttacatagagaactcaaaccttaCACATAGGtaggacttgaatacataagatattgatagatgtccttttaaattgaagtaggaggatttTGCTTGAACGggaataggtttatcatgacttTTCCTTGCAACTTGCCACAACAagaaaaatttgggaactactttaAATCTCCATCTCTCCTTTAGATCAAAATCATAATCCTATGCTTGAGGAAATAGATTCTTGTTAAATCTACAAGCACAACACTCAACACAAtgggtatcaccatacacataaacGCTATACTTTCCCTGATAAACTATGATATGAAGGCATTGCTTTCCGGAAAAGatactcttaacttttgctaaCCTTTATAGCCATCAACCTACAGCTCacagtctcatgagcatacacataTACACTTCTTGCCACATAACAATCCCTTCTCCACTACTTAACATACTAGTATTAAACCTCTAATCGCATACccttacaacttaacaaagtttgtaaaactataccaaaggcgcacATTTCCTACCTATATTTTCTCAATTCTACTCTAAAGAATACTATACAACAActccccagacttctccatactacaaaattcaagaacacaaactaggtacGCAAGACACTTATACATATAAAACCTTATCTAATAGCTTTCTACCTGGgagttcaacttattcttatatacttacgctCTTAttcacttaatgactcaaccacaattcattgttttaacactagtcctcttgtatgtgtgtgtgtatatatatatatatatgtatgtatgtatgtatgtatgtatatatatgtatatgtatgtatgtatgtatgtatatgtatatatgtatatgtatatatcataattatccactCTCTTTTTCATGAgttgccaacctaggctattgcatacatcaaataaagcctactacttactcccacaaaacatgcataaTCAATCTTAAGCTACCATTCTTACCACCAtaatccacatctaaagttcaagcctattgtctagaACTAATCATGTACCATTGATGAGGCATTCCAcatattatactagtccatcaaattatGAAAGCAACCCAAATACCCCATTTCACTTAACTATGACCTACAATCACATCccctccatgacattactactatacctcaaaatctactatatatcttctcacatgtagtactagtttacaactactagaggaAAGACactcaagggggtaaagtcacataatgaGGTTAGTCGatcttaattttataatataacccattacgatcttatcaacatattctactttTTTCACATCATATTTTACTTACCTATACATACATTCCCACTATCTTCAAATTCCATAAACACTAGTGAGTCTCTATCCACAACCTATTGACTAACCTAAATCATTCTGTTTACCtcttataaatgatttctacaaccaccataactatccactctgaGCTCCTtccttatattaaataaataataatcatagataatCACTCCCTCCGCGGGCTGCCATATAGTCTACTAACCTTGTCACAATATCAACCAATCACCATGAAAGGGCACACCACCCTCTACTTAAAGGTCACACAACTACATCTACCTTCTTCACTCAAGAGTTACCCTCACTTCTAACTTCTAAACTCATGGCTCCATAGCACTAACTTTGGAACCATCTTACCGCTCATAGGTTTTGACACCTTATCActtactactactcgggtggaaataccaTTCCAATATTCTGACACATATCATTACCCCTTAGGCATGCCATCTGCAACAGGGGTtttgaaagggactgaatacactccATATTTCAAGCTCAAATGCAAGATTGATGTAGATAGAGGTATACACTTGAATCaacacactctgaagcactaactgACTCCTCTCAAGTTCttgtgctatctcataactttatggataactcaatcagaaaggaccacatcattAGGAGATCTAAATTCTTGAACTTATATCGCCTCGACAATGAGGCATGtcccataaaaataaaatacgaaaaaaatttGGATAACTTTTGTATGGACGAtgctatagcatgaactagagtatgaaagaatgagaaataacTCCTAAATGTCcgatagcctcctgattataagtgtggtgcacaacacacccataagtaagactctactagacacgacttcgtagacaccctgggaccatgactagtactttgataccaagtttgtcacaacccaaattgAGGCCCGGCCGCGACaggcatcccgaaccacgaaggcccgGGAGTTCTCTTAGCTTGTAATTATAAGCATAGTTCATATGCATAAAAGTGCGGAAGATAAACTGAAACATGATAGTCCCACAATCACACATAAAACTTCATAACATCAAACCATAGAAAATCCAAATCCAATCTAGAACATTTACTAAGCCTCTACTGATCTGAACATACTAATCTGTCTAGAACCGGGACAAGACCCCCGATCATACCATAAGTCAAAAAGAAACCAACACATATGCAAGATGTCTTTCGAATTAAGGGAGGCTCACTAACTCTGGATAGCTGGAAATAATCTACTGGGTAGCGGGACCACAGGAGTGTGCTTCAGAACCTgatttaaaaataacatatatttttatacaacataggtgagagcatttcataaagcaatttagcataaggtaaatgaaaacacatgggcataatttgatgagtatcaaaacattttcttgtaatcatgactcaactctttgtatTAATCCTGAGCTAGATgatacaccctacatttctacaattccacgagctatatggaattCACCCTTAactcagcggccaagcccccaGTCTAAGTTTAGCGCGATAATTGGAGTTTTCATAAACTGGTATACCCCCTTATGAGTATACCACAGGAATCCTCCTATGTGAAATGTCCCAATTATCCTCTCATGTAGAATAACATATCACAAACCTCGCGTCGGCAAAATAGgatttccagcaatgagcccaTACATAAACTACAATACCGAAAAGTAATCCCGAGATGAGTTATCCCATACATATTATCCCAAACATGAATAAACTCATCCCTCAAATTAATCTCGAAATTAACTATCCCTTATCCCTTCTACCAAAGTATCCCCGCGCAATTACTATTACTAAATTGTTTTATGAGTTATGACTACCTTACAAAAGTCCATTGATCATCAACTAACCCCTCCAATCAACTACGCCTCAGTTCCAAACAAGCCGGCACAGAAATGAGAAAGTAATTTGAATCATCTCACTTGATGTCAGAATAACACTATCTGATAATGTAACTACATTAGTTGTCTGATCCACAATATTCCTCCATTCAAAGTTAAGGAAGTTACAAAATGGACCTGTTTAATCTATCCCAAGTTCCCAACAGTTCTTAAAAGCTATTGCTAATCAATacatagaaaagaaagaaaaaaattgtatcCAAAAAGCAAAAACTTCTTGGACATGAGAGTATAACAGCCTACTGTACTTTGTGCTGTGTATTCCTTGCAGCAAGCATTAGAGGAGTACAAACGAACACCGTGGAGGTCAAAAATGGAATCCGCCAAATCCACCACCTCCGCCAGGAAAGCCTCCTTCAAAGTGGAAGGTGAACTGCTGCCCTCCTCCGCCGAATGGGTTGAATCCTCCACCACCCATTCCTGAACCCATGTCTTCAATGTCTTCCCCTTGGTCATACCGTGTACGTTTGTCTTCATCACCAAGAACCTGTTAAGAGATACAATGACATACAGACGAATACAGTTAGAACTTTCTATAACAACGATATTTTCTGTATACTAttgcataatacataaacagacACTCAAAACTTGGTCTCAACTAACAAGCACTCTAACTTGAGTATGCACATCTATGCACCTCAACTCGTTGAACACTCCAACTTACACGATATCTAAACACCTCCGAAATTTATGTGCCACATCATCAGGTGTGCACGAGACATAATGGGGACAAGTTGGAGGTTTTCGTTGCTAGTTGAGACAAAATTGAGGTGTCTAAATGTACACTCCCGGAGTTGGAGTGCCTACTTGTCAGCTGAAGTCAAGTTTGAGTacttgtttatgtattatgcttaTAATGTATGTTCTCTATAGCAGCCAAAAGTTATTGGAACAAATGACGTTATGGAGAGGTTTGACTATAGCCAAAAGTCCAGATACGTTTTTATGggtttttttttctctctaatcATGATAAAGCAAAATAACATAGCGCAAAAATGCTAATAGAAGAGAAACATAAGGGGAAAAAGTTGAAGATATTTTAGACAACGCGATCTATTAAAAGAgaccccattatgtgggaatatactgattatgtgggaatatactgcgtatgttgttgttgcgatcagttaaaagataaaaattcaacaaattcaCTACCATAATATTTCCAAACCAATTTATCTCAAATGTCTCACTTATGTTATCACTCATCTGTTAACATTGCAAGGTAGCTACTAACAAATATTTTCAGTATCAACTGTGGAGCAAGAAAACCATGTGATGGAAAAACTAAACCCGAAAACATGCACTGGGAATATCTCTGATACAGTAAAAAAGAACCAGATTGGCAAGGGACTATCAGAAACTTTTAAGCATAATGACCCCAGAACAATGGAAAAAATTGGGAGCTACTAAGAATTTTGTCCACCGCTTGATACACAGTTGCAAAACCAAGAGCTGAACAGATCAAATGAAAAATGatggaaaaggaaagaaaaacaaaccTCATACGCAGTTGCTATTTCACGAAACTTGTTTTCTGCTTCTTCTCTGTTGTCAACGTTCTTGTCAGGATGCCATTGCAGAGCAAGCTTTTTGTATGCCTTTTTGATCTCTGATACAGATGCTGTCTTTGACACTCCCAATATCTTGTACCAATCCTTCCGTTGACTCAATTTTAACGATCTTTCAGCCCTCATCAACACTTCACGAATATTCCTATCCTATAGAAGTGAACTTCAGATTATTTGATATCCAGATCAAGGCAAAAAAGATAAACCTTGACAGAAAGGACCACACACAAACACACGCATAGAGATGAATTCATACACATATCAGACAAGAAACAACAACTTGCTTGAACAAAAACCAAGCGAACTTGGTTTAAGTCAAAAGGAAGGACCTCACTTCGACTTGGAGACGGTTAATCAGGATGTTTTTACTTTTCCTTTTGATATGACGACTTATTGGTCATGCCCAGTGGCGGACCCACATGCATTCAAGGGGTCGGAGAATTACACTGATAATTAGGTTAAAGAAAACTTTTCATGTATAGCATACATTAACTCCCCTTGGCTTCTTCTTGGGTTTACTCCTTAATATGTTTGACATATCTTAATGAAATTCATCGCTCCGCCACTAGTCATGGCTATCACAAAACTTGCAAAATCTAATCCTTGTTATGCGCAAAACTCATACCCGCACTTCATCCTCCAAAAGAAAGGACATCAGATCATATATCCACAATATGACGGCATGATCGAGTTGTCAAGCCAATGTCTTCTCTCATCTTAGACGCAGTATTACTACATGACGAAAGGTTTAAACAGGGggaaaacaaataaacaaacaaaaccaTAGAAAAAAGTTGCCAACAAACCTGAGGAGATTTTTCAGCTGCTTCTTTCAAATCTGCAACAGCTCCCTCCCAATCTTCTGTTAGAAGCTTGGCTTCACCCCTCTGTAAAAAATATGCCCACCTCAATGATTCAATAATTTTAACGGTGTAAACTAGATATTTCTAAGCAAACATCTTGGTCTAATAGTATTCGATCATCCTAATGTCATTGATGGTATTTGTTTGAAGGTTGAAAAAAGTAGAAAGTTGATAAATATAGAACCTGCACTAGAGCATCAATAAGCTCTCCATCAAGCTCAAGGGCTTCTGAACAGCTTGATATAGCATCCTTCCCTCTCCCAAGCTTCACCAAGACTTTACACAAACCAAGATGAAGATTTACATTATGTGCAGAATGGTTGGGGTCCATAGCCAGGGCTGCTTTGTACTCCTCCACGGCAAGACGAAGCTTACCCTTACTTGCATTATCTTCTGCCTGCACAAAAGTTTAGGATTTCAAACATATCTTGGAGACATAGCAACAGGATAAAGGTCTGCACGTGcagcttgtttggatggttgttacctattgtattgtattgtattgttagtTTAAATACAACTATTTTTCAGAAAGAAAGCTGTTCATTAATTGGCCTCAAGAGGATGCGGAAATAGTTCAAATACaatgtttattttgatgatacttaaattttattgttttgtatCTTTAAATCCATTTCCCATTATATGCAACAACCGGTTTGGTGTGGTAACATCGTTAActttttgattttcattttgtctttgtGTATTATCTAATAATCATCATTAGTCAATCATCTTACCTTTTTATAATAACTCTACCTCAGACCCCACATTTCTTGTAGGTTCATCCTTCAGGTTAGCGTTAATGTGTGACATAATATAACTATGGAAAACGAAATAATCTATCCAAACGTGGTATTCATCAAACTAAtatagtacaatacaatataatacgATACATAACAACCCTCCAAACAAGATATTAGGGGAAAATAGTGACGCTTACACTTTTAGTCTTCTTCAGTAAGTTTTTCAAGCCAAAATACGTTTTCTTCAATTCCCCATGCTCTGGGTCTGAACGAAGGCCTTTTTGGTAGTGCCTGCAAAGGACGTAAAAAGCTTCTTTATGAATCTCCAAACTATGACATTTGCTTTTTTCCAAATTTGTCCCTCCAATTATCTTTTTGGGCTATCTTTTCACCTTTATGCAGTTTTTTTCTTGGATTAGTGTAGTCGGAGGCACGAAACGGTGGACCAAATTGATAGAGTTGTACGGCATACCTTAAGGCAACATCATGATCAGCCAGATAGTAGTAGGCACGGCCTCGTAGCAGCAAAGCCTCGAGATTATCTTCATCCTCTTTAAGTATATAACCCGCCTCAGATATGACACCTGAATAATCTTTATCTGCTAGAAGTAGCTTCACCTTAAGGAGTTTGGCCTAGAAATTCGTACGTAGAAAACATCATTATTGGTGTAACACTAAGTGGTTACACAGGAAGTTACATCAATAATACAATATTGAATGAATACCTTGGAGCATGCTGGAGAGAAAACAAGTACAACTTTATCAATATACTCCAATGCTCTTTTAATGTCACCTGTATCCAACAGGTTGGTTGCTGAATCAAGAGCACTCTTAGCTTGGTGCATCTGAGAAAGCTCCTTCTCTGCAGCTGAGTCTCTTGCTTTCATCTCCAAAAACTTCTTGTAGCTTTCTTCCGATTCTTCATATCTACATTAGCCCAAAAAAGAGATCTCAATCACATAATTTTCAGATCAGATGTTACTTGTAGAGACAAGGCCCTACATGGTTGAATGCTAATTAATCAGCTACaatgctcggactcttcaaattTGTCGACAGgtgtgtgtcggatccttcaTAACTAGTgcacttttgaaggatccgacatgtGTGCAGCATGATTTTTGAAGAGCCTGAGCTACATAGTAGGTTACTCAAGCAAGATGCAAATGAAATGAAGAGGTACAGAAGTTGATCCTGGGAAACAATAATTTTGAGGATATACTAAAAAATTCAAGCTTGGATCTAATGCAAATGGTCGTTACCATATTCACACCTAGATACACAGATATCTCGAGCCTAGGTTTTGCTGGATTAGATGAATAAAAAATCCAGAATATGGAAATTAAATGGTTCGCAGCTGTAGCATTCCTACTAGTCAACTATAATGGTTAACAGTTATAGCATTCTGAGGATTCAAAATGTTGAAGATCTGCCCTACTAAACAACCCCTAGCTTTATAATTGTTTGCTGTCCAGAAGCTGCCCAGCATTAAATGGAAGATAATTCACGATTGGaggctaagttgctcggactctccaaaagtGTTGCCTCACTGGTGTTGGATCCTCCACAAATACACACCTTTTGGAGTGTCCAACATGCACTAGTCGATCTCAACCTTATATCAGGAAGACCCAACTTTTAATATGCTAGTGAGTTTATCTCTAAGAATCAAGACATACATGAGGCGAGAACTGGTATaagaaaacaaaaggaaaatcgaTCTCAACCTGCACAATTGACGAAGGACAGATGCACGGTGCCAATAAGCCTCTGAAAGTGCTGGATCCGCCTCTATGGCTGAATTTAGATCATTAAGTGCCTCGCTGTATTTCTTAACTTTTACATTTTGTGTAACTCTCTCGAACAATGCAGCAGCATCACCAGGTTTGGTGTCTACACATCAAGAGTACCAAAAGTATCAGAGAACAATAAGTGTCTCTTCAATTGCAAGACAAAAGAACACTGTAAATTGTAAAGCATGCTCCTTTGTGCTTCCTAACTAGATAGATAAAGAAACTCTTGTGTTTCATCACTTAAATGAAGATTAATCCTTCATCCTAACAGCAACAAAGACGAGGGGAACTAAGACACATCATAGATCAGTAACAAAACTCCGTTTCTATGAAACTATTAACAACGCCCTTTGACAAGATGCAGTTTACATTACTTGATGCTAGCGGGATCTTGACTgataaaacataaccattctcaTCAAGAGCAACTCATTCAATCAAGAACAATGAGCTTTCTCAAGTATGACATGCAAAAGACATTGCAGTATTACACTCTCAGATTAGGTCAAGCTCCAGACGTGATAATTTGAATCGAGCTAAAGATATTAACATGTATTTCAGCGCTCCTTCCTTTTTGCAATACAACTGCTGGTCTCACTCAAGACAACGTTGAACAACAATttaatttcaaaccatttaaagtACCAATGGTGCACATTTACATCATTGCAGAAAAAGACTCACCCCAGTTTCATCAGTTCTGATATAGTTCTCAGTCACTACTGCATAACCAAAGATCGGCACAATTGACCCTCTGTCTAACTTTTTATTAGTACTAATTACTAacataagtattttattattaatagcAGGGGCGACATGGCCGCATACACGTGGCATACCACAAAAAAAACCTACAAAATATGGTTTTCTCAAAAGACACCCATTCATCTATACAAACAGGGACTACATGGatgcaccaaaagaaaataaggaatcGGAAACGACTCCTCAAACGAGCAAAGCTCATCACACCACCCGTTCAAAACATCTCCTATTCCTCTATTTCCAATAAAACAAGAGtgacattttttcaaaataaataaataaataaaataagcaagaggAGCGAAATTAAAAGCCTTGTGCCTTCTTCTCCTAGCTCTATTCCTCCAACTGAACATCAACTCCTTCATGGATCTAGGCATAACCCAAGAAACGCCAAACTAACTACTAATCTCATATTGTCTGGCAATGCACGTATTCATCAGGTAAAAGGTTCTTTTAACAACTAATTTCTTCTAAATTTACATTTATGATTTTTGTACTTACCTAAGTGGAAATTAGATGAGTGGATTATGATACTCATAGTAAAACAATAACAATATGCATTCTAAACCAAGAAAATCACAAGATTTTGCTCAAATCAAAaacccatttcttcttcttatttatttattcattttggcTAGGGAAACAGGAAACGAGGGAGGAGACTAAATTATGGGAAATCAAACCCTCACTGAAACAGGAAAAGTTCATGTATCCAGCCAATTAAGATAATAAGATTCCCCAAAACCTCTACAATGTAAACAACTTCCCACTTTGTAACGCTCAAACCTTGAAAGGGGAAGGGAATTACAAGGTGTggaatcgaaccctcaccaacaaTGTCAAAGTTCGTTTAGCCAACTAACTGAGCTACTAAGATTCCCGCAGACCTCTACAACAAAAACAAGTTCCCTTCCCATAAAGCTCAAATCTTGAAACTTGCAATCCCCAAATGACCACTCTCACTATTACCCCACCCCCCCCAAAATGCAAAAGATCTGAGTAATCCATACATACAGCTAAAAAGAAAAANNNNNNNNNNNNNNNNNNNNNNNNNNNNNNNNNNNNNNNNNNNNNNNNNNNNNNNNNNNNNNNNNNNNNNNNNNNNNNNNNNNNNNNNNNNNNNNNNNNNNNNNNNNNNNNNNNNNNNNNNNNNNNNNNNNNNNNNNNNNNNNNNNNNNNNNNNNNNNNNNNNNNNNNNNNNNNNNNNNNNNNNNNNNNNNNNNNNNNNNNNNNNNNNNNNNNNNNNNNNNNNNNNNNNNNNNNNNNNNNNNNNNNNNNNNNNNNNNNNNNNNNNNNNNNNNNNNNNNNNNNNNNNNNNNNNNNNNNNNNNNNNNNNNNNNNNNNNNNNNNNNNNNNNNNNNNNNNNNNNNNNNNNNNNNNNNNNNNNNNNNNNNNNNNNNNNNNNNNNNNNNNNNNNNNNNNNNNNNNNNNNNNNNNNNNNNNNNNNNNNNNNNNNNNNNNNNNNNNNNNNNNNNNNNNNNNNNNNNNNNNNNNNNNNNNNNNNNNNNNNNNNNNNNNNNNNNNNNNNNNNNNNNNNNNNNNNNNNNNNNNNNNNNNNNNNNNNNNNNNNNNNNNNNNNNNNNNNNNNNNNNNNNNNNNNNNNNNNNNNNNNNNNNNNNNNNNNNNNNNNNNNNNNNNNNNNNNNNNNNNNNNNNNNNNNNNNNNNNNNNNNNNNNNNNNNNNNNNNNNNNNNNNNNNNNNNNNNNNNNNNNNNNNNNNNNNNNNNNNNNNNNNNNNNNNNNNNNNNNNNNNNNNNNNNNNNNNNNNNNNNNNNNNNNNNNNNNNNNNNNNNNNNNNNNNNNNNNNNNNNNNNNNNNNNNNNNNNNNNNNNNNNNNNNNNNNNNNNNNNNNNNNNNNNNNNNNNNNNNNNNNNNNNNNNNNNNNNNNNNNNNNNNNNNNNNNNNNNNNNNNNNNNNNNNNNNNNNNNNNNNNNNNNNNNNNNNNNNNNNNNNNNNNNNNNNNNNNNNNNNNNNNNNNNNNNNNNNNNNNNNNNNNNNNNNNNNNNNNNNNNNNNNNNNNNNNNNNNNNNNNNNNNNNNNNNNNNNNNNNNNNNNNNNNNNNNNNNNNNNNNNNNNNNNNNNNNNNNNNNNNNNNNNNNNNNNNNNNNNNNNNNNNNNNNNNNNNNNNNNNNNNNNNNNNNNNNNNNNNNNNNNNNNNNNNNNNNNNNNNNNNNNNNNNNNNNNNNNNNNNNNNNNNNNNNNNNNNNNNNNNNNNNNNNNNNNNNNNNNNNNNNNNNNNNNNNNNNNNNNNNNNNNNNNNNNNNNNNNNNNNNNNNNNNNNNNNNNNNNNNNNNNNNNNNNNNNNNNNNNNNNNNNNNNNNNNNNNNNNNNNNNNNNNNNNNNNNNNNNNNNNNNNNNNNNNNNNNNNNNNNNNNNNNNNNNNNNNNNNNNNNNNNNNNNNNNNNNNNNNNNNNNNNNNNNNNNNNNNNNNNNNNNNNNNNNNNNNNNNNNNNNNNNNNNNNNNNNNNNNNNNNNNNNNNNNNNNNNNNNNNNNNNNNNNNNNNNNNNNNNNNNNNNNNNNNNNNNNNNNNNNNNNNNNNNNNNNNNNNNNNNNNNNNNNNNNNNNNNNNNNNNNNNNNNNNNNNNNNNNNNNNNNNNNNNNNNNNNNNNNNNNNNNNNNNNNNNNNNNNNNNNNNNNNNNNNNNNNNNNNNNNNNNNNNNNNNNNNNNNNNNNNNNNNNNNNNNNNNNNNNNNNNNNNNNNNNNNNNNNNNNNNNNNNNNNNNNNNNNNNNNNNNNNNNNNNNNNNNNNNNNNNNNNNNNNNNNNNNNNNNNNNNNNNNNNNNNNNNNNNNNNNNNNNNNNNNNNNNNNNNNNNNNNNNNNNNNNNNNNNNNNNNNNNNNNNNNNNNNNNNNNNNNNNNNNNNNNNNNNNNNNNNNNNNNNNNNNNNNNNNNNNNNNNNNNNNNNNNNNNNNNNNNNNNNNNNNNNNNNNNNNNNNNNNNNNNNNNNNNNNNNNNNNNNNNNNNNNNNNNNNNNNNNNNNNNNNNNNNNNNNNNNNNNNNNNNNNNNNNNNNNNNNNNNNNNNNNNNNNNNNNNNNNNNNNNNNNNNNNNNNNNNNNNNNNNNNNNNNNNNNNNNNNNNNNNNNNNNNNNNNNNNNNNNNNNNNNNNNNNNNNNNNNNNNNNNNNNNNNNNNNNNNNNNNNNNNNNNNNNNNNNNNNNNNNNNNNNNNNNNNNNNNNNNNNNNNNNNNNNNNNNNNNNNNNNNNNNNNNNNNNNNNNNNNNNNNNNNNNNNNNNNNNNNNNNNNNNNNNNNNNNNNNNNNNNNNNNNNNNNNNNNNNNNNNNNNNNNNNNNNNNNNNNNNNNNNNNNNNNNNNNN from the Capsicum annuum cultivar UCD-10X-F1 chromosome 9, UCD10Xv1.1, whole genome shotgun sequence genome contains:
- the LOC107853020 gene encoding dnaJ protein P58IPK homolog, giving the protein MMEQLMKLWSFDVVVWRGFLFSALILNFIFACQLFFLQPLVSALDTKPGDAAALFERVTQNVKVKKYSEALNDLNSAIEADPALSEAYWHRASVLRQLCRYEESEESYKKFLEMKARDSAAEKELSQMHQAKSALDSATNLLDTGDIKRALEYIDKVVLVFSPACSKAKLLKVKLLLADKDYSGVISEAGYILKEDEDNLEALLLRGRAYYYLADHDVALRHYQKGLRSDPEHGELKKTYFGLKNLLKKTKSAEDNASKGKLRLAVEEYKAALAMDPNHSAHNVNLHLGLCKVLVKLGRGKDAISSCSEALELDGELIDALVQRGEAKLLTEDWEGAVADLKEAAEKSPQDRNIREVLMRAERSLKLSQRKDWYKILGVSKTASVSEIKKAYKKLALQWHPDKNVDNREEAENKFREIATAYEVLGDEDKRTRYDQGEDIEDMGSGMGGGGFNPFGGGGQQFTFHFEGGFPGGGGGFGGFHF